In Myotis daubentonii chromosome 16, mMyoDau2.1, whole genome shotgun sequence, one DNA window encodes the following:
- the TMEM94 gene encoding transmembrane protein 94 isoform X3, with amino-acid sequence MLFKQAELWMPLQGKSNKGEPPLALGLSTRKALSILKEQLEAVLEGHLREQKKCLTWKEMWRSSFLHHSNRCSCFHWPGASLMLLAVLLLLGCYGGQPAGSHGVELVNASALFLLLLLNLILIARQDRLKRREVEWRLRGIIDQIQDALKDGKEIKWPDAMYPDLHMPFAPSWSLHWAYRDGHLVNLPVSLLVEGDIIALRPGQESFASLRGIKDDEHIVLEPGDLFPPFSPPPSPRGELKKGPQNPQQHRLFRVLETPVIDNIRWCLDMALSRPITALDNERFTVQSVMLHYAMPVVLASFLITNALRFMLRAPGVTSWQYTLLQLQVNGVLPILPLLFPVLWVLATACGEARVLAQMSKGSPSSLLAKFSEDTLSSYTEAVSTQEMLRSIWGHFLRVIQGTSSTLSHSSSLLHSLGSVTVLCCVDKQGILSWPNPSPETVLFFSGKVEPPHSSHEDLTDDLSTRSFCHPEVEEEPHERDALLAGSLNTTLHLANEQERGDWPADGPKVPEPCSHHRAHGHSKHPSGSNVSFNRDPEGCEDEPGKTQPGLESEPYEAEDFVCDYHLEMLSLSQDQQNPPCIQFDDSNWQLHLTSLKPLGLNVLLNLCNASVTERLCRFSDHLCNIALQESHSAVLPVHVPWGLCELARLIGFTPGAKELFKQQNHLALYRLPSAEMVKESSLGRLSCVTKRRPPLSHMISLFIKDTTTSTEQMLSHGTADVVLEACTDFWDGADIYPLSGSDRKKVLDFYQRACLSGYCSAFAYKPMSCSLSSQLNGKCIELVQAPGQSSIFTLCELPSTTPIKLSTRHNSWSSDEGIGEVLEKEDCMQALSGQIFMGMVSSQYQARLDVVRLIDGLVNACIRFVYFSLEDELKSKVFAEKMGLETGWNCHISLTPNGDMPGSEIPPSSPSHAGSLHDDLNQVSRDDAEGLLMMEEGHSDLISFQPTDSDLPSFLEDCNRAKLPRGIHQVRPHLQNIDNVPLLVPLFTDCTPETMCEMIKIMQEYGEVTCCLGSSANLRNSCLFLQSDISIALDPLYPSRCSWETFGYATSTNMAQASDGLSPLQLSGQLNSLPCSLAFRQEETISIIRLIEQARHATYGIRKCFLFLLQCQLSLVVIQFLSCLVQLPPLLSTTDILWLSCFCYPLLSISLLGKPPHSSVMSVATGKNLLSIPKKTQHYFLLCFLLKFSLTIGSCLICFGFTLQSFCDSSRARNLTNCSSIMLPSHADTAPAWFDDFANGLLLAQKLTAALIVLHTVFISVTHVHRTKPLWRKSPLTNLWWSVTVPVVLLGQVVQTAVDLQLWTHRDSRVHFGLEDVPLLTWLLGCLSLVLVVVSNEIVKLHEIRVRVRYQKRQKLQFETKLGMNSPF; translated from the exons ATGCTCTTTAAGCAGGCAGAGCTATGGATGCCCCTTCAGGGCAAGAGCAACAAA GGCGAGCCCCCCTTGGCCCTGGGCCTGTCCACGCGGAAGGCCCTCAGCATCCTGAAGGAGCAGCTGGAGGCGGTGCTGGAGGGACACCTGAGGGAGCAGAAGAAGTGCCTCACCTGGAAG gagatgTGGAGGAGCAGCTTCCTGCATCACAGTAACCGCTGCTCCTGTTTCCACTGGCCGGGCGCCTCGCTCATGCTGCTggcggtgctgctgctgctgggctgctACGGGGGCCAGCCGGCCGGCAG CCACGGGGTGGAGCTGGTGAATGCCTCGGCGctgtttctcttgctgcttctcaACCTCATCCTCATCGCACGGCAAGATCGGCTGAAACGTCGGGAGGTGGAGTGGAGGCTCCGAGGGATCATCGACCAAATCCAAG ATGCCCTCAAGGATGGCAAGGAGATCAAGTGGCCAGATGCCATGTACCCCGACCTCCACATGCCCTTTGCACCGTCCTGGTCCCTGCATTGGGCCTACAGAGATGGACATCTGGTCAACCTGCCAGTTAGCCTGTTGGTAGAAGGAGACATcatagctctgaggcctggccagGAATCGTTCGCCTCTCTGAGGGGGATCAAG GATGATGAGCACATCGTCTTGGAGCCCGGAGACCTGTTTCCCCCTTTCTCGCCACCGCCCTCCCCCCGGGGAGAGCTGAAGAAAGGGCCGCAGAACCCCCAGCAGCACCGGCTGTTCCGTGTCCTTGAGACCCCCGTGATTGACAACATCAG ATGGTGCCTGGACATGGCCCTGTCCCGCCCCATCACTGCTCTGGACAACGAGAGGTTCACGGTGCAGTCGGTGATGCTGCACTACGCCATGCCTGTGGTCCTG GCCAGCTTCCTCATCACCAATGCCCTGCGCTTCATGCTGCGCGCCCCCGGGGTCACGTCCTGGCAGTACACCCTCCTCCAGCTACAG GTGAATGGCGTCCTGCCCATCCTCCCCCTGCTCTTTCCAGTCCTCTGGGTCCTGGCAACCGCCTGCggagaagcccgggtcctggcCCAGATGAGCAAGGGCTCCCCCAGCTCTCTG CTGGCCAAGTTCTCAGAGGATACTCTCAGCAGCTACACAGAAGCCGTGTCCACTCAG GAAATGCTGCGCAGCATTTGGGGCCACTTCCTGCGGGTGATCCAGGGGACGTCGTCCACGCTGAGCCACAGCTCCAGCCTGCTGCACAGCCTGGGCTCCGTCACG GTCCTGTGCTGTGTGGACAAACAGGGGATCCTGTCGTGGCCAAATCCCAGCCCAGAGACCGTGCTGTTCTTCAGCGGGAAGGTGGAGCCTCCGCACAGCAGCCACGAGGACCTGACGGATGACCTGTCCACCCGCTCCTTCTGCCACCccgaggtggaggaggag CCCCACGAACGGGATGCCCTCCTGGCTGGCTCCCTGAACACCACGCTGCACCTGGCCAATGAGCAGGAGCGCGGCGACTGGCCTGCTGACGGCCCCAAGGTCCCTGAGCCCTGCTCTCACCACAGAGCGCACGGCCACAGCAAACACCCGTCCGGCTCGAACGTGAGCTTCAACAGGGACCCAGAGGGCTGTGAGGATGAGCCCGGCAAG ACGCAGCCTGGGCTGGAGAGCGAGCCCTACGAGGCGGAGGACTTCGTGTGTGACTACCACTTGGAGATGCTGAGCCTGTCGCAGGACCAGCAGAACCCCCCCTGCATCCAGTTTGATGACTCCAACTGGCAGCTGCACCTCACCTCCCTCAAGCCCTTGGGCCTCAACGTGCTGCTGAACCTGTGCAACGCCAGCGTCACCGAGCGGCTGTGCCGCTTCTCCGACCACCTGTGCAACATCGCCCTGCAGGAGAGCCACAGCGCCGTGCTGCCCGTCCACGTGCCCTGGGGGCTCTGCGAGCTCGCCCGCCTCATCG gcttCACTCCTGGGGCCAAGGAGCTCTTCAAGCAGCAGAACCACCTGGCGCTCTATCGCCTCCCCAGTGCCGAGATGGTGAAGGAGAGCTCCCTGGGGAGGCTGTCCTGTGTCACCAAGCGGCGCCCCCCGCTCAGCCACATGATCAGCCTCTTCATCAAGGACACCACCACCA GCACAGAACAGATGCTGTCCCATGGCACAGCAGACGTGGTCTTGGAGGCCTGCACAGACTTCTGGGATGGAGCTGACATCTACCCTCTTTCGGGTTCCGACAG AAAGAAAGTGCTGGATTTCTACCAGCGCGCCTGCCTGTCTGGCTACTGCTCCGCCTTCGCCTATAAGCCCATGAGCTGCAGCCTGTCCTCCCAGCTTAATGGCAAGTGCATCGAGCTGGTGCAGGCGCCGGGCCAGAGCAGCATCTTCACCCTGTGCGAGCTGCCCAGCACCACCCCCATCAAGCTGAGCACCCGCCACAACAGCTGGAGCTCCGATG AAGGGATCGGGGAGGTGCTGGAGAAGGAAGACTGCATGCAGGCCCTGAGCGGCCAGATCTTCATGGGCATGGTGTCCTCCCAGTACCAGGCCCGGCTGGACGTCGTGCGCCTCATCGACGGGCTGGTCAATGCCTGCATTCGCTTCGTCTACTTCTCTTTGGAGGATGAGCTCAAAAGCAAG GTGTTTGCAGAGAAGATGGGCCTGGAGACAGGCTGGAACTGCCACATCTCCCTCACACCCAATGGGGACATGCCTGGCTCCGAGatccccccctccagccccagccacgCTGGCTCCCTGCACGATGACCTGAATCAGG TGTCCCGAGATGATGCAGAAGGGCTCCTGATGATGGAGGAGGGCCATTCTGACCTCATCAGCTTCCAGCCTACGGACAGTGACCTCCCCAGCTTCCTGGAGGACTGCAACCGG GCCAAGCTGCCCCGGGGCATCCACCAGGTGCGGCCCCACCTGCAGAACATCGACAACGTGCCCCTGCTAGTGCCCCTGTTCACTGACTGTACCCCCGAGA CCATGTGTGAGATGATCAAGATCATGCAGGAGTACGGGGAGGTGACCTGCTGCCTGGGCAGCTCTGCCAACCTGCGGAACAGCTGCCTCTTCCTCCAGAGCGACATCAG CATTGCCCTGGACCCCCTGTACCCATCCCGCTGCTCCTGGGAGACCTTCGGCTATGCCACCAGCACCAACATGGCCCAGGCCTCGGATGGCCTTTCCCCCCTGCAGCTCTCGGGGCAGCTCAAcagcctgccctgctccctggcctTCCGCCAGGAGGAGACCATCAGTATCATCCGCCTCATCGAGCAG GCTCGGCATGCCACCTACGGCATTCGCAAGtgcttcctcttcctgctgcagTGCCAGCTGTCTCTCGTGGTCATCCAG TTCCTCTCTTGCCTAGTCCAGCTGCCACCGCTGCTCAGTACCACCGACATCCTGTGGCTGTCCTGCTTTTGCTATCCCCTGCTCAG CATCTCTCTGCTGGGGAAGCCCCCCCATAGCTCCGTCATGTCTGTGGCAACAGGGAAAAACCTTCTCTCCATTCCTAAGAAG ACCCAGCACTACTTCCTGCTCTGTTTCTTGCTCAAGTTCAGTCTCACCATCGGCTCGTGCCTCATCTGCTTTGGCTTCACATTGCAGAGCTTCTGTGACAGCTCCCGGGCCCGCAACCTCACCAACTGCTCCTCCATCATGCTGCCCAG CCATGCAGACACGGCTCCAGCCTGGTTTGATGACTTTGCCAATGGGCTGCTTCTGGCTCAGAAGCTCACTGCCGCCCTGATCGTCCTGCACACCG TCTTCATTTCTGTCACCCACGTGCATCGCACCAAGCCCCTGTGGAGAAAGAGCCCCTTGACCAACCTCTGGTGGTCCGTGACGGTGCCCGTGGT GCTGCTGGGGCAGGTGGTCCAGACGGCGGTTGACCTGCAGCTGTGGACGCACAGGGACAGCCGCGTCCACTTTGGCCTGGAGGACGTGCCTCTGCTGACGTGGCTCCTGGGCTGCCTGTCCCTGGTCCTTGTGGTGGTCAGCAACGAGATCGTGAAGCTGCACGAGATCCG ggTCCGGGTCCGCTACCAGAAGCGACAGAAGCTGCAGTTTGAAACCAAGCTGGGCATGAACTCTCCCTTCTGA